The following proteins are encoded in a genomic region of Musa acuminata AAA Group cultivar baxijiao chromosome BXJ2-11, Cavendish_Baxijiao_AAA, whole genome shotgun sequence:
- the LOC135627394 gene encoding F-box protein At2g39490-like: MRKTKKARWAADLSLSPPSSSFSSSSSGSSGDIIDKDGDDRLTELPDIIRLHILAQLPLQDAIRTGVLSSRWRSLWRHRWPHPAVLDLSPYTVAASADDFVAGVDRFLSARGRGRRIDTLFVALPPGRRYDADIKRWIEYAASCSVEDLRLVVSPSSLAGTSARPGRRLRRQERAAVSSVFFHSVCECSNLTRLALSGLRLWSPSANIKRLSYLEVLDLHAAHVTDAALRRVVAACTLLRSLDLRLCRKLRRIVITANSRLTSLTIVDCPRAMEVAVSAPDLRCFRYSGNYLTSYSFDSPKRLEEVCMSSGGPPSCLPPSNWVKTLGGLSNIKVLTLCSLSLQYVAIEGGSATRECNNFRNLRELQLLMGMMTVDNLTNIYTFFRMCNCPRLEKLFIELPTTMNDPYVENYLMVPKEEPPEVDFEYLKIIKINNFNGHRNEMQLVRFLLGKAGVLEPLMVITSKDFMVEEYINTVDGCRDSLHFLQSQLSLFTKASVNAQIILSDRDDNKLIPTHWEVYSKV; encoded by the exons ATGAGGAAGACGAAGAAGGCCCGCTGGGCCGCCGACCTCTCCCTttcccctccctcctcctccttctcctcctcctcctccggcagCAGCGGCGATATCATTGACAAGGACGGCGACGACCGCCTCACCGAGCTCCCTGACATCATCCGCCTCCACATCCTCGCCCAACTTCCCCTCCAGGACGCCATACGCACCGGCGTCCTCTCCTCCCGGTGGCGCAGCCTCTGGCGCCACCGCTGGCCCCACCCCGCCGTCCTCGACCTCTCCCCCTACaccgtcgccgcctccgccgaTGACTTTGTCGCGGGCGTCGACCGGTTCCTCTCCGCGCGCGGCCGCGGGCGCCGGATCGATACCCTCTTCGTCGCCCTCCCCCCCGGCCGCCGATACGACGCCGACATCAAGCGCTGGATCGAGTACGCCGCCTCCTGCAGCGTCGAGGACCTCCGCCTCGTCGTCTCGCCTTCGTCCCTCGCCGGCACCTCCGCCCGCCCCGGCCGGCGTCTCCGGAGACAGGAACGCGCTGCCGTCTCCTCCGTCTTCTTCCACTCCGTCTGCGAGTGCTCCAATCTCACCCGGCTCGCCCTTTCCGGGCTCCGCCTCTGGAGTCCCAGCGCGAACATCAAGCGGCTCTCCTACCTTGAGGTTCTCGACCTCCATGCGGCGCACGTCACCGACGCGGCCCTGAGGAGGGTCGTTGCTGCCTGCACTCTCCTCCGGTCGCTTGATCTCCGGCTCTGCCGTAAGCTCCGTCGGATCGTGATCACTGCCAACAGTCGGCTCACCAGCCTTACGATCGTCGACTGTCCAAGAGCTATGGAGGTCGCGGTCTCAGCGCCGGATCTCCGGTGCTTCAGGTACAGCGGAAATTACCTCACGAGCTACTCCTTTGACAGCCCCAAGAGATTGGAGGAGGTGTGCATGAGCTCGGGCGGCCCTCCATCGTGCCTCCCACCAAGCAATTGGGTGAAGACCCTTGGCGGGCTATCCAACATCAAGGTCTTGACCCTTTGTAGTCTTTCGCTTCAG TACGTCGCGATCGAAGGTGGGAGTGCAACCAGAGAATGCAACAACTTTAGAAACTTGAGAGAGCTGCAGCTGCTGATGGGTATGATGACTGTTGACAATCTAACGAACATATATACCTTCTTTAGGATGTGCAATTGTCCTAGATTGGAGAAACTGTTCATAGAG CTTCCAACCACAATGAATGACCCTTATGTGGAGAACTACCTTATGGTTCCAAAGGAGGAACCTCCGGAGGTTGATTttgagtacctaaaaataataaaaattaataacttcAACGGGCACAGAAATGAGATGCAGTTGGTGAGATTTTTATTGGGAAAGGCTGGTGTTCTTGAGCCTTTAATGGTGATCACTTCCAAGGATTTTATGGTAGAGGAATATATTAACACAGTGGATGGTTGCCGTGATTCCTTACATTTTCTTCAGTCACAACTATCACTCTTTACAAAGGCATCGGTGAATGCACAGATAATTTTGAGTGATCGTGATGATAACAAGCTCATCCCTACTCACTGGGAAGTCTATTCTAAAGTCTAA